The Chlorocebus sabaeus isolate Y175 chromosome 20, mChlSab1.0.hap1, whole genome shotgun sequence genomic sequence ACATTAGACAAAGAAGGAGATaatcttttcaaataagaaattcTTTGTTTCTTAGGCGAGCACAGGACCATTCTCCATAGGATCCCACCATATAAGCTGTAAGTAAAGGAATGTGGTGCACAGAATGGCAAATTTAGGTTTGTCTTCTACTGCCTTTTTAACTAATGATGACTATAGCACGATGATGGCAAACAAGGCCATTTTGTCAATGCAAGttatttttctgtagtttattctactatttattattataatcccttttaaacataattttaactcTTTCGTGTTTCTACtaataataaaaggaattcaAGAGACCTATACGACAGGATAGTAGGAAACTGGAGCCTTAAAGTAagatagaaaacaatttttttaatcacAGTCATGTCAGCAAGCTGCAGAAAATATTCTATATGTTAGTTTTGGACACAAAAATCAGCTACTTTTTATGAAAGTTGATCAAGATGTTAAGTGTAGTTTATTTCTGAAACTTCCTGCTTAATTATCATTTCTTTTCACAGTATAGAATTTAGTTTTCCTAATGTATAcatattctatatttaaaaacctCAAATGTTAGACCGCACAGTAGCTTCTCCtaaatttttaatgaatgtgACGTAAAATAGCAATACTCTAGTTAATCGAATATGCTATCTTGAACAAGATAGTTTCTCTGCTTACTTTGTGGTAAATTTCtctgcaatgtgatattaaaaaggaaattaaatccaTTAAAGAGATCTAGAAGATAGCAGCAGGGGTGTCTATTAGTCTATCCTGCTGTTATAATAAAATTACAGAACATATAAACTCTGTGGCATGATGATATAAATAATCTTTCAATCAGGTAAAAAAATGTTACAACAAATtgttaaaagtgaaaaagaaaagataaaatgatgaaAGCAAATTTAAATGGATTATATGACTTTGGTCATGAACAAGTACTCCCATGAGTTGGATTGAGGGATGGACTTTGTATACTATGTAAACCCCTTAGATTgtaagcaagttttttttttcctgtatatgtGCACGAGGAGAGTTTCATGTATTAGATACATAGCTTTCAACAGATTCTCAAAAAACCATGTGCTGCAAAATGTGATCTACAGTGATTAAGGTGATTATTTACGGCTATACCACTGGTCAGGCCAACTATTTGACTCTGTATACAGAGAGTAATTTTTTGAACTAAATATTTACCAATAAACACCATTGTAACACCTTAATCTATAGGAAAAGCAGGCAGCAATGTCATAAAAGGCAGTTTTTCTTAGTTTCAGTTGAGgcacaaaagctgagagaatagAATGTGTGAActactcttaaaaaataaacattttgagaaaaaaggGGAGGAAATATAATCTTTGGAGTAAGCTCTTGGATTTCTTAACGTTTTATCTCTCCCCAAGAGTAGAAAACTGCTTCAAGATATTGATATATATCTGCTGGAGATAAAGGAACACAGTGGATTGGTATCTGAGCTCACCTGAGAAATCTAAATGTAGAAATCTGCAGTTATTGGCCTGAAATACCAGTACACAGAGAAAGATGTCTGCACTTCAACTGACTATGGGTAGCAAGGATTgtcaaaattttcttttggatCACATATTGACCATTTAGGAGAAATTCTCATTGTGGAAtcacttaaaaataacattttgtccAATAAGAACTTTAGAAAACATGGGACCCAGATGAATGTTGAAACCTCagaattaagaggaaaatttacaaGCTGTCAGTTAGAGGCAGATTCAACCATATCACAAGAAAAGTGGTAGAAGTTCCAAGTAAGGAATTATTTCAGCAGCCAGGAAAGCTCCCTGCATGAGAAAGACTCAGTGTGCAACATCTGAAAGCACTATTGCCAGAACATGACAGTGGCAATCAAGAAAGACGTTCCCTCCACCTATCCCTCCCCCCACAGTGTAATGCTTGAAGGACCAGTCACTGAAATAAGTAGAGAGAAAAGTATTTGCTGAAAGAGCTAATACATAAGTCAACCTTCATTGGTAGCAATGAAGGCTCCCCAATTCAAAAATCTACACCCAGAAAAGGCAGAAATTTTAGCtttaaattaagtttttattttcaattatcacAGTGAACTGGGCATTTAAATTTGAGGAGCTCCCTGAGATTCcatatgagaaaatgaaaaacattagccTGTGGATTAAATTTAAAGAGACTGTaaggagaaaaacatattttatgacACGCATCTTAAGGACTCTTATTATTTCAATGAATTTGTTACAGTTATAATATGCATGTGATAAAAAGGCATTATTTATTGAGAAATCTAAAACAGAATAATATTTCAATTCTATAATTATAGAGAACCTTTCTTGCCCAATACTTTTCTGATAGCAAGTTGGACATCCTTGTTTCTGAGGCTATAAACCACAGGGTTTAGTAATGGAGTGACAATAGTGTATGTCACCGTCACCAGCCTGTCTTTGTTGGACACATAGTTTGCTGTAGGCCTCAGGTAGATGAAGGAAGCACAACCATAATGAACAATAACAACAGTGAGGTGAGAGGCACAGGTGGAAAACGCTTTCCGTCTGCCCTCAGCTGAGGGAATCTTCAGGATAGTCCTCAGAATGCAGAGATAAGAAACACAGATGAACAGAAAGGGAACCACAAGTACAGGAACCCCACAAATGAATATCAAAAATTCATTAACATCTGTGTTGGTACAAGCCAGACGAATAACTGGTGAGATGTCACAGAAGTAATGATTGACCTTGTTGGCACTACAAAAAGGGAGGCTGAAAACTAAATTTACTACTGTAAGAGAGGCCAAGAAGCCTCCAATTGCACAGGTAGCTGCCAGTTTTCCACACACCTGCCAGCTCATAAGAATGGGGTAGTGCAGAGGGTGACAAATGGCAGCATAGCGATCATAACCTATTACACCCAATAGCAGACAGTTGGTAATGGCAAAACCAAGGAAGAAGAACATTTGAAGAGCACAACAGGTGAAGGAGATTATCCTGGCCACAGAAAGTAGATTGACGAGCATCTTGGGTAGAATGACAAAGGTGTAGAAGGTCTCAGATGTTGAGAGAATGCCAAGGAAGAAGTACATTGGTGTGTGGAGGCTTTTATTCAGGTGGATGACACTGATAATGGTGACATTGCCACTAAGAATggctaaatacagaaaaaaaaaaactacaaagagGGCCAGTTGAATTTCACCAAGGCTGGAAAAACCCAGTAACAGGAATTCAGTGACCATGGTGATGTTTTCTGCCAAGATCTGcaaagagggaaagaagtaaaacaTATTCAGGTATGTGAATAAAAGAATTTGGGGCATGCAGTCCTATGTTCCTTTCTGGAGGTGACAAGGAATAATCTTGCCTTTTACTAGCCTTTTCTGGTTCCTAGCTACCTCTCATGTTCATTGGTTCATGGTCCCCTTCTTCTATCTTCAAAGTcaacaaagttacatcttttctctGACTTTCTGATTCTCTCTCCCAATTTTAAGAACCCTTATGATTACTTTGGGCCCTCCAGAATAATACAGGATAATATCTCTATTTTACTGTCAGTTGACTTTCCttctgcaaccttaattcctcTTGTTTGTATAATCTAACATATTCTCAGATTCCAGTgattaaaacatatatatcttTGGGAGCTCATTATTTGGCCTACTACAACAAGCAACAAACAATCTAAAAAtgatattaagaaaacaattcaattcacaatatcatttttaaaaagcttagatttaacaaaaaaaagtgtGAGACATATACAGAGAACTCTTTCAAACATTGTTGggttaaattataaaatatgtgactAAGTGAATAACACCCATGTTCATCAGTTTaaagacataataaaataaagagcaaTTCTGACCAAACTGGTCTATGTAGTCAACATAATTCTTAACAAATCCCAGCAGGCCTTTCTTCTAAAGACTGATAAgatgattataaaatttatatgaaaagaaatCAGAATTGCCCAAATGTGTCTAGTTTAATCACTAAATAGAGGCGTTCAGAGCATTGTGATCCATATAATAGTCACCATTTTGGTCCTACTCTAGGATCTTTAAGTGTTTCTGGAACACATCACAGCTTTCTGAAGATTGTTGATAGAAATAATTGTAAGTTGATTATTTGCATTCTCAGGCTGATAACTTAAAGTTTACCACTCTAGTAATGCCCAGTTATATTTGTAGTCATAGTTAAAATAACCGTaaacacattttacaaaagaagatattATATACCTGAACAGAGAGTTGGGAGATAGGTTCTGTTGAGCTCAATATAGACGGACTGAGTTAAGTTAATATCACTTATTCCCCCACTTTGAACAACAATAATGTAGACattcaagaaaaataagcaaagagatTGTGACTAATTATCTGTATTTATATGCAGAATAAGTATTTTCTAAAGTGACTAGAATTACCCTTAtcacctttcttctttccttaccCGTCATCTTTATCTATAGACACAGCATGCCTTAAATAAAACATGGTCCATTGTAGAGTTATTGAATTTTGACACATAAACTGCTTTTAGGAAAAACTTTGTGTATGgtttatgaaaaaatgaaaattgaggtTTGAAACTTACAATAGTTTTTTTCTGTAGTAAAAAGTCAAAGCAATGCAGTACACTTTTGATTTTCTACTAACAGTTAATTAAATCTTAGTATAAAAGAAGACAAGAACACTTTTTAGTCAGGTAAAATCccattaaataaaattagtttatatGAAATTTACTCTAATTACTGCACGTAAACCTCCCCTCAGGTTCTAACAAGTAGAAATAAGAATCTCTTCTCTCTGTCAATAGTtaatttgctgtgcagaagctctagtTTAATTAGCTCTCActtctaaatttttgtttttgctggaaTTGCTTTTGGGAACTTAACCAAAAATCCCTTGCCAAGGCTGATATTGAGAATAGTATTCCCCAGGTTTTCATCTAGGATTTTTAGAGTTTGAGGTTTTACATCTAAATTTTTAATCCActtcaagttaatttttgcatatggtgaaaggTGAGGGTCCAGTTTCCCTCTTCTGCAggtggctagccagctatccctgcaccatttattgaatagggagtcctttttctattgtttgcttttgtcagcctcgttgaagatcagatggttgtaggagTGCAGCTTACTTTCTAAGTTCTTTATTATGTTCTcttgtctatgtgtctatttttgcaccagaaccatgctgtttgggttactgtaacattatagtatagtttgaaattggttAGTATGATGCTTctttctggctttgttctttttgattaggTTTACTTGGGCTATTTGAgcccttttttggtttcatatgaattttataatagttttgcTAATTCTGATAAAATtacattgatagtttgataggaatagcattgaatctataaattgctttggacagtatggccattttaacaatattgattattctagctcatgagcatggaatgtttttccatttatttgtgtcatctctgatttctttgagcagtgttttgtagttctccttatagagaCCTTTCTCCTCTTTTATTAGGtgcatttctagatattttattttctttatggttattgaaatataattgtgttcttgatttgacccTCAGTCTGGATATTACTGAtttacagaaatgctactgattttttaggttgattttgtatcctaaaatttTCCTAatgtcatttatcagttctaggagccttttggcagagtctttaaaTTAGTTTTCTAGATATGGAATAATATCAACAACGGAGACAGATAGTTTGacattttcttcctatttggatgccttttatttctttctcttgccttgaACAGGAGTGGTAAGAATGGGTATCCTTGTGTTGTTTCAGTTCTCAAAAATAGTTCCAGGATTTGCTTATTGAATATGGTTTTGGCTGTGGacttgtcatagatggctcttattattttgatatatgttcctCAAAACCTagtctgttgagggtttttatcaagAAGGGATGTTagattttattgaaaaatttctgcatctattgagatgatcatatgaatttcatttctaattgtttatgtcataaattatatttattgattttcatatattgaaccagacaaccgacagaatgggagaaaatattcaaactatgcatcagacaaaggcctaatattcagaatctttaagaaacttaaacaagTCAGGCAAAAACCAATAAACCGCATGTTAAaatgtgcaaaggatatgaacagacacatctcaaaataagacatgcaAGCAGCCATGAAGCTCATGAAAAATTCTCATCACcaataatcatcagagaaatgcaaatcataaccacaatgagataccatttcacaccagtcagaatgctaTGAAATAAAAGACTTGTATCTATATGTTGAAATGATCCGTCACCCTTTCATCTTATTCATATTCATGACTATCCAAGTGCTCATAAACATTGATCGAAAACAGTAAATACTAAAACATATCTTACACATTTATCCTACATATTTAAAGAAGtattaattaaaacattaattttttaagtttaattattttattttattttattttattttattttattttttgagatggagtcttgctctgtcacccagactggagtgcagtggcatgatctcagctcactgcagactccgcctcccgggttcaagcaattctcttgcctcagtctcccgagtgggactacagggacccaccaccacgcccagctaattttttgtatttttagtagagacgaggtttcaccatgttagccaggatggtctcgatctcctgacctcatgatctgcccacctcggcctcccaaagtgctgggattacaggcgtgagccactgcgcatggcctactttacattttttaatttaaattttttaaaaaaatgtagcaaaCGTATCTGTACATTTGAGCAAAACCATTGAtcagtaacaacaaaaataaaatcatatgaaaatcatatttttgaaaactcttccatataataatttgaaaatactaTTAAACAAGCGTTGGGTCAAAGggaaaatacaatgtaaaataaaataagttctaGAAAATAATGTCAGCTCTCTATATTAGACTATGTGGGTTAAATTTAAAGCAGTTATCAGAAGAAAGTTTATACCTTAATTCTTTACCTAAACacaaatttaatgatttttaaagtataaaatatctcAATGCCATCTAAACTGTTTCTGACATATAATAGTAATTTACTAAATACATctttaatacaatttaaatatcAGTTTAAATTTTCAACACATatattcaaaatttatatgttaataaaatacaaaaaatacaaaaaaaaatgtgcaggATTAGGAAACATTGTATTACTggacagaaaatttgaaaagctAAACAATAATGAAATATCATCAAGGAGTATTAAgcaaaaatttgtataaaataaaaaatttatttacaaaaaaggcacaattagaaataatagaaaacaaacaacaaatggaaaactaccaaaaatattcttcaaatgttaatattaataaaaagtttattacAAGTcgatggagaaaataataaactttgaagaagaaaacagatataAGCATAcagtttataaaatagaaatagaatgcATCAAACcaaaaaatttatgttaaaaacatattttaacttGAAGTGTATTTCAAATAAAGTAGAGACTCATCAAATTAGTTGTGGTGGTGTTATATGACTAGTAACAAAAAATTTACTAATAACATTataatttggttttgtttatgcCAAGAAATTTAGCAAAATATGTCAACATCCTTGAATATATTTATCTAATTTGTTccaatattctatttcttaaaagTTGCCCATAGagatttatatgtaaaaatgtatttttaataaagaaaaactgaaaatcatatCACAAACTAATActatttgttttaagaaaggCAGTATCATTGTGTATTGAATGATAGTATGGAATCTAGAGAAAGGTAACTTGGCTTTGGGTCCCAGTTCATCCATTGGGTGACTGTAACCTTAGATGATTTATTTAACCTCACTATATTGTAGTTGTCTCACCTATGAAACAGGCTGTGattaatattaaatgtattaatttatgtaAAGTGCTGAGAACAGCACCTGCTACATAAGAAGTGCTCTATTTAGTGGTGTTATTTTCTttactattattctttttttactgGTCCCTTTCTCTTACAGACAAATATGTTTTAAGACAGTAATTTTGAAACTTGATGTTTATTACATCACTGAGGTTATAGAATCAAATTAGTGGTCAACCCcagcagtttttaaatttaaatagagaGCAGATATAAGAAGAGAAGATTAGGATAAAGCATGCCCAATCTGAATAGCCCTTATTtaaagtgaatattttatttcaatttatgtatgtgcacatgcatACTAGGTGTCAATCAAACTGTATTTGTACTTTTTCTTGCAGACAGAACTATGAAAACAGAATACACACTCAATGGGCTGACCAACTGATTCATAACATCTTTATTGGAGaatgaactttctttttctctccaggCCCCCTGTAACCCATATCTGGTGTTTTCTATATGACTGATTCCTCTCTAGAGCCAGAACTACGGAATCTGAAGAGaatctttatttcttaaaaatcaataaatatcttATGACACTCTTTATTTTGTTTGCCTTTCCTTTCTTGTATCCAGCCTGAAGGGAGAAATTAGAAGAAACAAATTTATTCAAAGTAGGAAGCTATAGggtattgttttgtttcattttatgtttcatttttaccTCCACTCCTGTTGACTTGGGGAGGGCAATTGGAGGAGATTATTTTCCAGAGTGATTTGGGCAGCAGAGATAGAGGGGCCTGAGAATGGGAGGCATGGCATTGTGAACACGGAGAACAGCTGGAAGAAGATGGGAGAGGATAGGAGAATAAATGGTAAGGTGGGTGTTGAAACAGTTCAACTCAGAAGAAGAGGCAATCACAGAgacatttaaatttacatttaaccAAGTACCTTCTTACTCAGCACCCTATAATAATCCCTGCAAACATTGTAAAATTccaattttcttaaaagaaagaaaaacaaaagaaagagggaaagaaagaaagaaagaaagaaagaaagaaagaaagaaagaaagaaagagagagagagagagaaagaaagaaagagagaaagaaagaaagagagaaagagaaagaagaaaaggaagagagaaagaaagaaagaaaaagaaagaaagaaagaaagaaagaaagaaagaaagaaagaaagaaagaaagaagaaagaaagaaagaaggaaagaaagaaagaaagaaagaaagaaagaaagaaagaaagaaagaaagaaagaaagaaagaaagaaagaaagaaagaaggaaggaaggaaggaaagaaggaaggaaggaaaaagaaagggagggaaagggaaggaaagaaagggagggaaaaggaatgaaaaaagggagagaaagggaaggaaagaaagggaagaaaaagggaaggCAAGACAAGGAAAAAGGCTGTTAGATCTCTCACAACACTGCAAacatttattccagttcccagATTTTATCCCAATGTTTTAATCATGTGGAACTTCATAGTTTACTGAACATGCAAAGAGCCATGTCTTATAACAACAATGGCTTTTTCTGTATTAGGGCAGATCCTCTAATCTTTCAAATCACTTCCCTGTAAGTCAGGTTTCCAAGCACTATTTCAGTTTGAAAactatttattatatacattacTAAACCTGAGACACCTTATTTGATGTTTgagatacaacagtgaacaaagcAAAGATCTTTACCCTTGTGAAACATACATTCTTGGACTTCTTACATTTTAGATCACTCTATACAATGCTCATTCTTACCTGGTACAATTGAAGCTCTTAGAAGTCAAAGACTATGTTGTTCATTCGACAAGAGTTTCTGTGCCATGCACCAAATATTTATATACGTCTCTCTAACCACATCAGCATCAGAGTTTCTAGCAAgaacaaattcaaaatctgaCAAAATTgtaattaaacaaattaatactTAAATAAATCATTGCAACTAATTTGTAGGTATTTTTCATTTAGTTGGTAAAGATACTTCCAGCGAGTGATCAAGGAAGCTAGATAAAAATTTATGTTATGAAGAAACACTAGAGATGGAATTCACCTTcttctttcagcattttctttGAGCAAATAAATTAATGCTCCTGcatcttagttttcttttctgtaatatgGGATATTATAAAGATGAATGGACAGCATCAGTTAAAAATGTAGCCCAGAATTATAAGAAGCCATAATTaagtatttccttcctttcttccttcattccttcttaaGACTGGTGCCGGGGATAGCCTTTTTGACCATTTTGCAATATCTCTAATGTTCTTTCTTCTTGACCTTAAGACCTCAACCTGAGCATTATTTTGTCTCCCCTTCCAGCTACTTTTCCTATTACCACCTTCCAATCCTTTGCTGTCATGTATTTGTAGACTGCAATTCGAAGAAAATCTCAACAATTTCTGAATTAAGTATAAGATAAAAGGCATAACTAGCTAACATCTTTGAAATGACATAAATATATCCTATGATTTTAGATAATTTAATTTCTGTAAGCCATCTATGGAATAAAGACCAAATCTCCAATATGAAAGAGTttcatattctttaaaatatgaatCCTGGGGTACAGAGGAATGCAGTTGCCCTATATCTTAATCATGGCCCAGGCCCTTTAAGGAAAAGTCTAAGTAATTCACCAAAACTAGCATGTGCCCAGTATATTACACATCTTCCTACTAgtctcttaaaatttttcaacacAGCAACAAATGACTTACTACTTCGCTCCCCAGAACAGTGGTCATTGTGCCTCTTCTGTATGGGCTGGATCAGCTACAGCCCTAATGAGTATAATTAATGGACATTTTTCTGGTTCACATTAGCATCAATGCCTGCTTGGCAATTTTACTATCTAGCACCCTAGGGAGCTATGACCACATTGCTTCTGGCACATTCTGCCCTCCCTCAATTAGCAACTATGATCCAAAGGGAAAAGCTCCTGAAGGCTTTTTTGCCAAATAGTTGAACTACGCAACAGACTCAGGAAATTAGTTGGTTtcctattttatattctttggtgAAGTGACTCCTTAAAAATCTAGAAGCTCCTGGAAACACAATCAGCAGAAAAACGTCCCATGGGCTTCCTCCTATAGTTCCTGATTTTTGCCCTTTGACTGgagacaaggatgttcactccTTAAGCCTCTATTTCAAGGGAAGGAATATATTTTGAGACACCGCAGAGCAACGGACTGACAGGCGCTTGTAGACCCAGCAGTGACAGCAGCAAGGAGCAAATCTGGGAGATGCAGCAGAGTGTGGAGGAACTCAGTCATAGTGCCCAGAGACAGCGttggtgtatttatttattacaaagcTTAGTTTCAGGCATGAACCGTGTTATGTTTAGGCGATCTGAGTTCAAATAATTGGTCGTTTTTAACCTTAAGAAATTCACTTTCCTGCTAGGCCCAAtagctcacgcctctaatcccagcactttgagaggccgaggcaggtgggtcacctgaggtcaggagttcgagaccagccaggccaacatggtgaaaccccatctctactaaaaatacaaaaattatcctggcgtggtggcgggtgcctgtaatcccagctactcaggaggctgaggcgggagaattgcttgaacctgggaggcggaagttgcagtgagcggagattgcactattgcactccagcctgggtaatagagtgagagtccatctcaaaagaaaaaaaagataaaaaaacagaaaaaagaaaaaaattaactcccAGAGGAGGAAACTTGGAAAGCAGTGACTGCTGCACATTTCCATGGGGCATTAAGAGAGATATGCATATGTCACTGTAAAGAAATAtagaacataaatataaattGGATTATGGAGGTCAATAACTACTTAGAGGCGGTTATACTTGAGTGAAGTTTTGAAATCTGAGTAGTGGGTAGACAAATAATAAGAAATCATAAATTTTGGGAAAATGCATGTAAAGGTAAAGAGGCAtgaaacaatgtattttattGGAACAACAAGTACTTtgataaaatttttaacaaagagTTAAAATGTACCTTCAAATCTGTTAGGAACTATTGAAAGTTTTATAACCTGAGACATTAtttaattagatttttattttagaaagatgatgatgaaaatgataataaaaatcaacattaaaatagTACTCAGTATATGCCAGACAATTGTTGTTAAATGTTTAacacatattttctaatttaaccaCCACAACAACCCTAAGACTTCCCTGGCAGCAGTGTGAAGAATGGATTGGGGACCACAGGACTTGAAGTTTTTGCCGTAATCCAGAGAAGACaggtaaaaatagaaaaggaatgtGATTGAGGAACTTTCAGCCAGTGGAATCTTTAGGACACAACTGATGGTatgaggattaaaaaacaaagtggTGAAGATGACTTCCATGTGCTTGGCTTGGTTGCTAGGATGGATGGAGTTAATACGTACAAAGATAAGGCAAGAAGTTGGCAGAGTAAGATTTGGGGGGCATAAAATTGCAGGACAGTCACGGCCATTCATAAAACAGATATTTCTGTTATGCCAGGCACCATACAAGGAACTGGGTCACAACTGGTTATGTGTCTAATACATAAACCCATGTTGTCAGTAAATTCAAATTCATTccagagagaaagcagaaaaagcatttatgcTCCAAAAGCTCAGGTAAtcaaagtcaaaatagacaaatggaattacatcaaaccaaaaaacttctgcacagaaaaagtaacaatcaaaagaataaagagaCAGCCTAcgtaatgagagaaaatatttgcaaaccatatatctgataatggGTTAACATTCACAATAtgtaaagaactttaaaaactcaacagtaaaataataaataacccaattagaaatgggcaaaaaatctgaatagacatttcccaagACCTATAAATGGACAGTAGGtagatgaaaaaatgctcaacccCACTCTTCATgagaaaatgcatattaaaaccacaatgagataccacctcacacctgttagaatggctattatcaaaaagacaaaagatgtaAAGTGTTAGGGAGGatctggagaaaagggaaccactACACACTGTTGACAGTTGTAAATTAGTTGacagccattatggaaatcaGTAAGGCGGTTCctcaaaacactgaaaatagaactaccatatgatcttgTAATTCTACTACTTGATGTATATCGATATAAAATCAGAatgtcaaagagacatctgcactcccatgtttatgtagcattattcacaatagtcaaggtGTGGAACCAACCTAAGAGTCTATTAATGAACAAATGTATTAGGCTGGTGCAGAAgttattgcagtttttgccattaaaagtaatgggaaaaaaacacaattacttttgcatcaacctaatataagtaaatgtggtatacatatacaataaaatattattctaccatgtgaagaaagaagt encodes the following:
- the LOC103223786 gene encoding olfactory receptor 10R2, with product MPQILLFTYLNMFYFFPSLQILAENITMVTEFLLLGFSSLGEIQLALFVVFFFLYLAILSGNVTIISVIHLNKSLHTPMYFFLGILSTSETFYTFVILPKMLVNLLSVARIISFTCCALQMFFFLGFAITNCLLLGVIGYDRYAAICHPLHYPILMSWQVCGKLAATCAIGGFLASLTVVNLVFSLPFCSANKVNHYFCDISPVIRLACTNTDVNEFLIFICGVPVLVVPFLFICVSYLCILRTILKIPSAEGRRKAFSTCASHLTVVIVHYGCASFIYLRPTANYVSNKDRLVTVTYTIVTPLLNPVVYSLRNKDVQLAIRKVLGKKGSL